A window of the Gordonia humi genome harbors these coding sequences:
- a CDS encoding MFS transporter produces MVTSLHDELATHKVGNVERRPTLSRTAGFWLVVFLILTGLLGSYALTPLYPIYQDRWGFSDLTLSLAFACYALGTVFALIAVGSLSDRIGRRNAFVPALVGVIVSVIVLATANGVPMLLIGRSLQGMATGIVTGTAGAALIDLAPGGQVKGVKRAALANTASIAAGSALGPLVSGFLVAHTSWPTLAPYLLVMVLLVIGLAGVFFLPAVPHSHAVKPRRETLIPRAPENRGTFVLACLGTVVASASMALYAAFGTPIAHQAHLEGKSTGGLLVFATFAAIGIAQLLFSRLHSLTAMRAGVVCALAGWGVVVTALLMQHGALLVIGSIVTGTGCGLAMMGGAAAVNHIAHSDRRAETISLYLTIMFISLAIPGIGAGALSDTIGLTNTTIVMLVVAAVIAALVLALSRSARITGPLTSR; encoded by the coding sequence ATGGTGACGTCACTTCACGATGAGCTCGCTACCCACAAGGTGGGAAACGTCGAAAGGCGTCCGACCCTGAGCCGGACCGCGGGATTCTGGCTCGTCGTCTTCTTGATCCTGACAGGTCTACTCGGCAGCTATGCGCTGACACCGCTGTATCCGATCTATCAAGACCGCTGGGGTTTCTCCGACTTGACCCTGTCGCTCGCCTTTGCCTGCTACGCACTCGGAACAGTCTTCGCGCTCATCGCAGTCGGATCGCTGTCCGATCGTATCGGCCGCCGCAACGCCTTCGTTCCGGCGTTGGTCGGAGTCATCGTCTCGGTGATCGTGCTCGCGACGGCGAACGGTGTGCCGATGCTGCTGATCGGACGCTCGCTACAGGGAATGGCGACCGGAATCGTCACCGGAACCGCTGGGGCCGCGCTGATCGACCTTGCACCGGGAGGCCAGGTCAAAGGGGTCAAGAGGGCTGCACTCGCCAACACCGCCAGCATCGCAGCCGGGTCTGCTCTCGGCCCGCTTGTCTCAGGGTTTCTGGTGGCGCACACCAGCTGGCCAACCCTTGCTCCCTACCTGCTGGTGATGGTCCTGCTGGTGATCGGGCTCGCCGGAGTGTTCTTTCTGCCCGCGGTTCCTCATAGCCACGCTGTGAAGCCGCGGCGGGAAACACTGATTCCGCGGGCGCCTGAGAACCGCGGGACATTCGTCCTCGCGTGCCTTGGGACCGTCGTCGCAAGCGCCAGCATGGCTCTCTACGCGGCTTTCGGTACGCCGATCGCACACCAGGCACACCTCGAGGGCAAATCGACTGGCGGCTTGCTGGTGTTCGCGACGTTCGCTGCGATCGGCATAGCGCAACTCCTGTTCAGCCGGTTGCACTCGCTCACCGCTATGCGGGCTGGCGTCGTGTGCGCCTTGGCCGGCTGGGGAGTGGTTGTCACCGCATTGCTGATGCAACATGGCGCGCTCCTGGTAATCGGCAGCATCGTCACCGGCACCGGCTGCGGACTAGCGATGATGGGCGGTGCGGCCGCTGTCAACCACATTGCACACAGTGATCGCCGCGCCGAGACCATCTCACTATACCTCACCATTATGTTCATCAGCCTCGCTATTCCGGGGATCGGAGCGGGAGCACTCTCCGACACGATAGGACTGACGAACACGACCATCGTCATGCTGGTTGTGGCGGCGGTTATCGCGGCCCTGGTGCTTGCCCTATCGCGAAGCGCTCGCATTACCGGTCCTCTCACCAGCAGATAG
- a CDS encoding IS256 family transposase: MTAPHIVDPAGLLSQALADASPDLMRELLQTMINALLSADADAVCGAEWNARSAERTNYRNGYRHRSLDTRVGTVEVAVPKLRSGSYFPEWLLERRKRAESALITVVADCYLAGVSTRRMDKLVKTLGIDSLSKSQVSRMAEDLDEQVAAFRHRRLEEAGPFTFVTADALTIKVRENKQVVKAVVLLATGVNGDGHREVLGMQVATSESTASWNTFFADLVARGLGGVRLVTSDAHAGLIEAIAANLPGAAWQRCRTHYAANLMAVCPKSMWPAVKAMLHSVYDQPTADSVNAQFDRLLEYTQGRLPDVAEHLGDAREDLLAFTAFPDDVWRQIWSNNPTERLNREIRRRTDVVGIFPNRDAIARLIGAVLAEQTDEWAEGRRYLGLEVLSRCRLTLTTDTDTDSQTEVSTDPLMELPA, from the coding sequence ATGACCGCACCCCACATTGTCGATCCTGCCGGCCTGTTAAGCCAAGCCCTCGCCGATGCATCACCTGATCTGATGCGCGAGTTGCTGCAGACGATGATCAACGCTCTGCTATCGGCCGACGCCGACGCCGTCTGCGGCGCAGAATGGAACGCCCGCTCGGCCGAGCGCACCAACTACCGCAACGGCTACCGGCACCGATCCCTCGATACCCGCGTGGGCACCGTCGAGGTCGCCGTGCCGAAACTGCGCTCAGGATCCTACTTCCCCGAATGGCTGCTCGAGCGCCGCAAACGCGCCGAATCCGCGCTGATCACCGTGGTCGCGGACTGTTATCTGGCCGGAGTCTCGACCCGCCGGATGGACAAGTTGGTCAAGACCTTGGGTATCGATTCGTTGTCGAAGTCGCAGGTCTCACGGATGGCCGAAGACCTCGATGAGCAGGTTGCCGCGTTCCGGCATCGCCGTCTCGAGGAGGCCGGCCCGTTCACGTTCGTCACCGCCGACGCGTTGACGATCAAGGTCCGCGAGAACAAGCAGGTCGTCAAAGCCGTCGTCCTGCTCGCTACCGGCGTCAACGGTGACGGCCACCGCGAAGTCCTCGGTATGCAGGTCGCCACCAGCGAGAGCACAGCCTCCTGGAACACGTTCTTCGCCGACCTGGTCGCCCGCGGCCTGGGCGGAGTCCGCCTGGTGACCTCCGACGCCCACGCCGGCCTCATCGAAGCGATCGCAGCGAACCTGCCGGGAGCGGCGTGGCAGCGCTGCCGCACCCACTACGCCGCGAACCTGATGGCCGTGTGCCCCAAGTCCATGTGGCCAGCCGTGAAGGCGATGCTGCACAGCGTGTATGACCAGCCCACCGCCGACTCGGTGAACGCCCAGTTCGACCGGCTCCTGGAGTACACCCAAGGGCGGCTCCCTGATGTGGCCGAGCACCTCGGCGATGCTCGCGAGGACCTGTTGGCGTTCACCGCATTCCCCGACGACGTGTGGCGGCAGATCTGGTCCAACAACCCCACCGAACGCCTCAACCGCGAGATCCGACGGCGTACCGACGTCGTCGGGATCTTCCCCAACAGAGACGCCATCGCCCGCCTCATCGGCGCCGTCCTGGCCGAACAGACCGACGAATGGGCCGAAGGACGCCGATACCTCGGCCTGGAAGTCCTCAGCAGATGCCGACTCACCCTGACCACCGACACCGACACCGACTCGCAGACGGAGGTGAGTACCGACCCGTTGATGGAACTACCCGCCTGA
- a CDS encoding transposase gives MLTNARDQLNADRLRCINALTALVRGHDLGLDARRALTSQQIATIASWRGREESLAVATARAEALWIAKRIGTLDDELASNRAGITALTEVLAPELLGLAGVGAITAAIVMTVWFHPGRIRSEATFAQIARACPIPASSGNAVRHCLNHGGDRRLNRALNTIVLTRMRTGPPPATISSDG, from the coding sequence GTGCTCACCAACGCTCGAGACCAGCTCAACGCAGACCGCCTGCGATGCATCAACGCGCTGACCGCACTCGTGCGTGGTCACGACCTGGGGCTGGACGCACGCCGAGCCCTCACGTCACAGCAGATCGCCACGATTGCCAGCTGGCGAGGACGCGAGGAGTCGCTCGCAGTTGCAACGGCTCGAGCCGAAGCGCTCTGGATTGCCAAGCGCATCGGCACCCTCGACGACGAGCTGGCCTCCAACCGCGCCGGCATCACAGCGCTGACCGAGGTCCTAGCGCCCGAGCTACTCGGCTTGGCCGGCGTCGGCGCGATCACTGCGGCGATCGTGATGACCGTGTGGTTCCACCCCGGCCGAATCCGCAGCGAAGCGACATTCGCGCAGATCGCCCGCGCATGTCCGATTCCGGCCTCGTCAGGCAACGCGGTCCGGCATTGCCTCAACCATGGCGGCGACCGGCGGCTGAACCGGGCGCTGAACACCATCGTCCTCACTCGCATGCGCACTGGCCCGCCACCAGCAACTATATCGAGCGACGGCTAG
- a CDS encoding transketolase-like TK C-terminal-containing protein, whose product MPHTAPAGSAATHSFNSESEVLRNLEQIQQQVLWLSTSMIHHANRVRPNTSGLKVGGHQASCASMVAIMTALWFEQLQSGDRVSVKPHASPVLHSINYLLGNLEERYLTTLREYKGLQSYPSRSKDPDTVDYSTGSVGIGATAPIWGAIARRYVQTAVGTSGSGRQYSLVGDAELDEGAVWEAILDPGVAELGEVVWIVDLNRQSLDRVVPNLAAGRLEKMFGAAGWQVITVKFGALLESLFAQPGGHSLRTRILEMPNAEYQRLLRCTPEQVRDRLPGDGPGRSEIMSLIADLDDSTLSAAIRNLGGHDMEALIRAYRQIDDTRPTAVIAYTIKGYGLPTEGHPQNHSSLLSVKEFEQFAERLGRDPNNPWERFNEDSELGRLCAATAERLQRGPIPALNTPEVPVDSGRTPKGTASTQAALGRVLLDLTRSAPEVAERVVTVSPDVSSTTNLAGWVNKVGVWSAAERKNWFDDDAETLMHWREKPTGQHMELGIAETNLVGLIGELGATWSRWGEPLFPIGVMYDPFVERALEPWSYGIYAGGQSILIGTPSGVTLAAEGGAHQSITTPSIGLEQPSCISYEPAFGIDVEWTLLTSIGRLGRPDGTSAYLRLSTRPVDQSLANVPTDQAARERRRRQVVAGGYPLIRRADARLTIVAMGAMLPEAIAAGERLEQAGVNADILCVTSPGLLFDAMQARRGQGEADTWILDQLLPADRATPMVTVLDGHPHTLAFLAGVNRVPSVSLGVSQFGQVGSLEDVYRHHGIDTDSIVRASLDVLP is encoded by the coding sequence ATGCCCCACACTGCGCCTGCTGGTTCCGCTGCCACGCACTCGTTCAACTCTGAGTCCGAGGTCCTCCGAAATCTCGAGCAGATTCAGCAGCAGGTGTTGTGGTTGTCCACGTCGATGATTCATCACGCAAACCGGGTGCGTCCGAACACGAGTGGCCTCAAGGTCGGCGGCCATCAAGCCTCTTGCGCTTCGATGGTGGCAATCATGACCGCACTGTGGTTCGAACAGTTGCAGTCCGGCGACCGGGTGTCGGTAAAGCCACACGCCTCGCCCGTGCTGCACAGCATCAACTACCTCCTGGGCAACCTCGAAGAGAGGTACCTGACCACGCTCCGCGAGTACAAGGGACTGCAATCCTACCCGAGCCGCTCCAAGGATCCCGATACCGTCGACTACTCGACAGGATCGGTCGGAATCGGTGCCACTGCACCGATCTGGGGGGCCATTGCGCGCCGTTACGTGCAAACTGCTGTAGGAACCTCCGGCAGCGGTCGACAGTACTCGCTGGTCGGTGACGCCGAACTCGACGAAGGCGCAGTCTGGGAGGCGATCCTGGATCCAGGCGTCGCCGAACTCGGCGAGGTAGTCTGGATAGTCGACCTCAACCGCCAGTCACTGGACCGTGTCGTGCCCAACCTCGCCGCTGGACGCCTGGAGAAGATGTTCGGTGCGGCCGGGTGGCAGGTCATCACCGTCAAGTTCGGCGCACTGTTGGAGTCACTTTTCGCCCAACCCGGCGGACATTCCTTGCGTACCCGCATTCTGGAGATGCCCAACGCCGAGTACCAGCGACTGCTACGCTGCACGCCCGAACAGGTTCGGGACCGCTTGCCTGGCGACGGCCCGGGCCGCAGCGAAATAATGAGCTTGATCGCCGACCTCGACGACTCGACACTGTCCGCAGCGATCCGCAACCTCGGCGGCCACGACATGGAGGCCTTGATCAGGGCGTACCGACAGATCGACGATACTCGCCCGACCGCGGTCATAGCGTACACGATCAAAGGTTATGGGCTTCCCACCGAAGGCCACCCGCAGAACCACTCGTCGCTACTGAGTGTCAAGGAGTTCGAACAGTTCGCCGAACGCCTCGGACGCGACCCGAACAATCCGTGGGAGCGTTTCAACGAGGACTCAGAACTCGGCCGACTCTGCGCCGCAACCGCCGAGCGATTGCAGCGCGGTCCGATCCCGGCGCTGAACACACCCGAGGTCCCCGTCGATAGCGGACGGACGCCAAAGGGCACGGCCAGCACGCAGGCCGCGCTGGGTCGGGTGCTCCTCGACCTGACCCGGAGTGCGCCCGAGGTCGCCGAGCGAGTGGTCACGGTCAGTCCCGACGTCAGTAGCACGACGAACCTCGCCGGTTGGGTGAACAAGGTCGGCGTGTGGTCGGCCGCCGAACGCAAAAACTGGTTTGACGACGACGCCGAGACCCTGATGCACTGGCGCGAGAAGCCAACCGGGCAACACATGGAGCTCGGCATCGCAGAGACAAACCTGGTGGGATTGATAGGGGAGCTAGGTGCGACCTGGAGCCGCTGGGGAGAGCCGCTCTTCCCGATCGGGGTGATGTACGACCCCTTCGTCGAGCGGGCTCTCGAGCCATGGTCGTACGGCATCTACGCAGGGGGGCAGTCAATCCTGATCGGCACCCCGTCAGGGGTGACCCTTGCCGCCGAAGGCGGCGCACACCAATCGATCACAACCCCGTCGATCGGGTTGGAACAGCCCAGTTGCATCTCCTACGAACCGGCCTTCGGCATCGACGTCGAGTGGACCCTACTGACCAGCATCGGACGCCTGGGACGCCCGGATGGGACCTCAGCCTACCTCCGACTATCGACGCGTCCGGTCGACCAATCCTTGGCGAACGTCCCGACTGATCAGGCCGCACGCGAACGTCGTCGTCGCCAGGTCGTCGCAGGCGGGTACCCGTTGATCCGCCGGGCGGACGCGAGGCTGACCATCGTCGCCATGGGCGCGATGTTGCCAGAGGCTATCGCGGCAGGCGAACGCCTAGAGCAGGCCGGGGTCAACGCCGACATTCTGTGCGTCACCAGCCCGGGACTCCTGTTCGACGCCATGCAGGCGCGACGCGGCCAGGGCGAGGCGGACACCTGGATCCTCGATCAGCTGCTACCTGCAGACCGGGCGACGCCGATGGTCACCGTCCTCGACGGCCACCCGCACACACTGGCGTTCCTCGCCGGAGTGAACCGCGTTCCCTCGGTGTCGCTCGGCGTCAGCCAGTTCGGACAGGTCGGGTCCCTTGAGGACGTCTACCGCCATCACGGCATCGACACCGACAGCATCGTGCGGGCCTCGCTCGACGTCCTGCCCTGA
- a CDS encoding 2-oxo acid dehydrogenase subunit E2, translated as MTSTQSAMTVRMPTLGESVEEGTITRWLKEPGDRVEAEEALLEVSTDKVDTEIPSPVGGILLKVLVSEDDVVAIGADLAVIDTEGPSSPRTPETTDGDTDLSPSLDAEGQAPGRTRPESPAPEQSESEPASPEREVTHSKATTGSRSSGESSAKGATTETQQATAEPQTSRSGAEATVSTSSAASQDNPTTVSEKLPRIRRTIAARMVESLQTAAQLTTVLEADVTSVADLRRAHKDEFYAHTGVKLSFLPFFAKAAVSALSDHRVLNASVNADVTEITYYGRVHLGIAVDSDNGLMVPVVRDAQDLDIEGLARAIADKAERVRTGKIGPDELGGGTFTLTNTGSRGALFDTPIINQPQTGILGTGAVVERIVPTRRDGALSLEVRSMAYLSISYDHRVVDGADAARFLTTIKQRLEGGFHASDLY; from the coding sequence ATGACCAGCACCCAGTCCGCGATGACCGTTCGCATGCCCACCCTCGGTGAGAGTGTCGAAGAAGGCACGATCACCCGATGGCTCAAAGAGCCCGGCGACCGAGTGGAGGCCGAGGAGGCACTCCTCGAGGTCTCGACAGACAAAGTGGACACAGAAATTCCGTCACCGGTCGGTGGAATCCTGTTGAAGGTCCTGGTATCCGAAGACGACGTGGTCGCGATCGGGGCAGATCTGGCCGTCATCGACACAGAAGGGCCATCGTCGCCGCGAACTCCGGAAACAACCGACGGTGACACGGATCTAAGTCCGTCGTTGGATGCCGAGGGCCAGGCACCGGGACGCACTCGGCCGGAGTCGCCAGCTCCTGAGCAGTCGGAGTCCGAACCGGCTAGTCCGGAGCGTGAGGTAACTCATTCGAAGGCAACGACCGGTTCGCGCTCCTCGGGTGAATCATCGGCCAAGGGCGCGACGACAGAAACGCAGCAGGCTACAGCAGAGCCCCAAACCTCGAGATCCGGTGCGGAAGCGACTGTTTCGACGTCCTCCGCCGCCTCGCAGGATAATCCGACGACGGTTAGCGAAAAGCTCCCGCGTATCCGACGCACCATCGCCGCGCGCATGGTCGAATCACTGCAGACCGCGGCACAGCTCACCACGGTACTTGAGGCCGATGTCACCTCGGTCGCCGACCTCCGCCGCGCGCACAAGGATGAATTCTATGCCCACACGGGCGTAAAGCTTTCGTTCCTGCCCTTCTTCGCGAAGGCAGCTGTCTCCGCTCTGTCCGATCACCGGGTCCTCAACGCCTCGGTGAACGCCGACGTCACCGAGATCACCTACTACGGTCGGGTCCACCTCGGAATCGCAGTGGACAGCGACAACGGGCTCATGGTCCCGGTTGTCCGTGATGCCCAGGATCTCGACATCGAAGGCCTGGCCCGCGCGATCGCGGACAAAGCCGAGCGCGTACGAACGGGAAAGATCGGACCAGACGAACTCGGCGGCGGCACCTTCACTCTCACGAACACCGGAAGTCGCGGCGCGTTGTTCGACACCCCGATCATCAATCAGCCACAAACGGGAATCCTCGGCACCGGCGCCGTGGTCGAACGGATCGTACCGACCCGCCGAGATGGTGCCCTGAGCCTGGAGGTGCGTTCGATGGCCTACCTGTCGATCTCCTACGACCACCGCGTCGTCGACGGAGCAGACGCCGCCCGGTTCCTCACCACGATCAAGCAACGACTCGAAGGCGGCTTCCATGCGAGTGACCTCTACTAA
- the ilvB gene encoding biosynthetic-type acetolactate synthase large subunit: protein MAILHTKAPAPRGVRTTPANIARDDGASTAPMSGALALVRSLEALRVEAVFGVPTRDLLSVWTQLVCSPAVRAVRARHEQGSGHAAAGYATATGRTGVFVAGAGASTTNSITALADANMDSVPVVAIAVQVGHDDIGRDSSRDVDVIGITRSITKHSFLVTDAGNLPRILAEAFHIAATGRPGPVVVAVPSDVLSDTTTFDWPAEVDLPGYDYPTTASEDSIRPAAQEILAASAPVLYVGGGVVRASAAGALRELADLTGIPVVTTLMARGAFPDGHPLHYGMPGMHGSVAAVAALQKSDLIIALGARFDDRVTGATQSFAPDARVIHIDIDPAEIGKNRRVNIGIVGHARTAIRDLSKVLQSELARGRKCDIGVWVGYLDRMRTNYPLSYNDPADGSLSPERVVETVGRLSSNGTIFASGVGQHQMWAANFIQFDTPRTWLNSGGLGTMGYSVPAAIGAQVGNPDREVWAVDGDGCFQMTGRELACAAEEGLPIKVALINNGNLGMVRQLQKVHYGGRHHSVDLATPTRRVPDFVAFAEALGCIGLRCERRDQLKETIELARAVTDRPVIIDFVVGDDLMVWPMIAAGASNNEISVADGIRPLFSDAGK, encoded by the coding sequence ATGGCAATCCTGCACACAAAGGCGCCAGCTCCCCGCGGCGTGCGCACCACGCCTGCCAACATCGCACGCGACGACGGTGCCAGCACCGCCCCAATGTCCGGCGCCCTCGCACTGGTCCGCAGTCTGGAGGCATTGCGAGTAGAGGCCGTGTTCGGGGTACCCACACGAGACCTACTCTCTGTGTGGACACAGCTCGTCTGCTCGCCCGCCGTGCGCGCTGTCCGTGCCCGGCACGAGCAGGGATCCGGCCACGCCGCGGCGGGTTACGCCACTGCAACTGGACGAACCGGTGTGTTCGTGGCGGGCGCGGGAGCCAGCACGACCAACTCGATCACCGCGCTGGCCGATGCCAACATGGATTCGGTCCCGGTCGTCGCGATCGCTGTTCAGGTCGGCCACGACGACATCGGCAGAGACTCGTCCCGCGACGTCGATGTCATCGGCATCACGCGTTCGATCACCAAACATAGTTTCCTGGTGACCGACGCAGGCAACCTACCGAGGATTCTGGCCGAAGCATTCCACATCGCAGCAACGGGGCGGCCCGGCCCAGTAGTGGTCGCTGTGCCGTCGGACGTGCTGTCGGACACAACCACGTTTGACTGGCCAGCCGAGGTTGATCTACCCGGATACGACTACCCCACGACGGCTTCCGAAGATTCTATCCGGCCCGCCGCTCAGGAGATCCTCGCAGCAAGCGCGCCCGTACTGTACGTCGGGGGCGGTGTGGTCCGAGCGTCAGCCGCCGGTGCGCTGCGTGAACTCGCCGACCTCACCGGCATCCCGGTGGTGACCACCCTGATGGCCCGAGGAGCCTTCCCAGATGGACATCCGCTACACTACGGGATGCCCGGAATGCACGGTTCCGTTGCCGCAGTGGCGGCGCTGCAGAAGAGCGATCTCATCATCGCACTCGGCGCGCGATTCGACGATCGTGTGACCGGCGCGACACAGTCGTTCGCTCCGGACGCACGAGTGATCCACATCGACATCGATCCCGCCGAGATCGGTAAGAACCGACGTGTGAACATTGGGATCGTCGGACACGCGCGGACCGCGATCCGAGACCTGAGCAAAGTCCTGCAATCCGAACTCGCCCGCGGGCGGAAATGCGACATCGGCGTCTGGGTCGGTTACCTGGATCGGATGCGCACCAACTATCCGCTGAGCTACAACGATCCGGCCGACGGCTCGCTCTCACCCGAGCGTGTCGTTGAAACCGTGGGCAGACTGTCGAGCAATGGAACGATTTTCGCGTCCGGCGTCGGACAGCACCAGATGTGGGCGGCGAACTTCATCCAGTTCGATACACCGAGAACCTGGTTGAACTCTGGAGGTCTCGGAACCATGGGGTACTCCGTACCGGCAGCTATCGGGGCCCAGGTCGGAAACCCTGACCGCGAGGTCTGGGCGGTCGACGGCGACGGCTGCTTTCAGATGACGGGCCGCGAACTCGCCTGTGCCGCCGAGGAAGGTCTGCCCATCAAGGTCGCACTGATCAACAATGGGAATCTAGGGATGGTCCGTCAGTTGCAGAAAGTCCACTACGGAGGGCGTCACCATAGCGTCGACCTAGCCACCCCGACCCGGCGAGTGCCAGACTTCGTCGCCTTCGCCGAGGCTCTGGGCTGCATCGGCCTTCGCTGCGAACGACGCGACCAACTCAAAGAGACGATCGAACTGGCGCGGGCGGTCACCGACCGTCCCGTGATCATCGACTTCGTCGTCGGCGACGACCTCATGGTATGGCCGATGATCGCAGCGGGGGCGAGCAACAACGAGATCTCCGTTGCCGACGGGATCCGGCCGCTGTTCAGCGACGCTGGCAAGTAA
- the thpD gene encoding ectoine hydroxylase has protein sequence MMRRTDPTVWGQADNGPFTDTEVAAYVVKGFHIEPGLLTPAQVQACWTEFERLANDSEVEASGAIIREHGSDAVRSIFAVHRHSPVIDALARTPRILDRARQILGSEVYIHQSRINAMPGMVGTGFGWHSDFETWHAEDGLPAPRTVSLSIALTDNFAFNGGLMLMPGAHRVFVPCVGQTPDDNFRESLQKQKVGVPSDDAVTELGLEYGIEQFTGPAGHALFFDSNSMHASSNNITPYSRANVFLVFNSVENAPAAPYGAAAPRPAHIADRDTTPLTPIHNSEFA, from the coding sequence ATGATGCGCAGGACCGACCCCACCGTGTGGGGTCAGGCCGACAACGGTCCATTTACCGATACCGAAGTCGCAGCGTATGTCGTGAAGGGATTCCATATCGAGCCGGGTCTGCTGACACCTGCTCAAGTGCAGGCATGCTGGACTGAATTCGAGAGGTTGGCCAACGACTCCGAGGTGGAGGCATCAGGGGCCATCATCCGCGAACACGGCAGCGACGCCGTCCGGTCGATCTTCGCCGTCCACCGACACAGTCCCGTGATCGACGCGTTGGCACGCACGCCCCGCATCCTCGACCGAGCCCGCCAGATCCTCGGCTCAGAGGTCTACATCCACCAGTCTCGGATCAACGCGATGCCAGGCATGGTCGGCACCGGTTTCGGCTGGCACTCGGATTTCGAGACCTGGCATGCCGAAGACGGCCTGCCCGCTCCGCGCACCGTCAGTCTGTCGATCGCATTGACGGATAATTTCGCGTTCAACGGCGGACTGATGCTGATGCCGGGCGCACACCGCGTGTTCGTACCGTGCGTCGGTCAGACGCCGGACGACAATTTCCGCGAATCACTGCAGAAGCAGAAGGTCGGGGTGCCGTCCGACGACGCAGTCACCGAACTCGGCCTCGAGTACGGGATCGAACAGTTCACCGGACCCGCCGGCCATGCGCTGTTCTTCGACTCGAACTCGATGCACGCGTCGAGCAACAACATCACACCCTATTCACGGGCCAACGTGTTCCTCGTGTTCAACAGCGTCGAGAACGCACCCGCCGCCCCCTACGGCGCCGCAGCGCCGCGTCCGGCCCACATCGCCGACCGCGACACCACACCACTCACACCGATTCACAACTCAGAATTCGCGTGA
- a CDS encoding IS3 family transposase (programmed frameshift), with product MPKPYPEEFRDDVVRVARNREPGVHLKQIAADFGISESCLTNWLRTADVEDGVKPGTTSEQSATERELRRRVRLLEQENEVLRRAAAYLSQANLPKMIYPLVRELAVDGIPVAVTCRVLRIARQPYYRWLARPVTDAELVEAYRANALFDAHRDDPEFGYRFLVDEAVEAGEAMAERTGWRICSSNRWWSAFGKRRGKHGKKPGPPVHDDLCAYVDRHGVTRHEFTAGAPNELWLTDITEHWTSEGKLYLCAVKDVYSNRIVGYSIDSRMKSRLAVIALNNAVARRGDVAGCVVHSDRGSQFRSRKFVHALNRHAMVGSMGRVGAAGDNAAMESFFSLLQRNVLDRRTWTTREELRIAIVTWIERTYHRRRRQAALGRLTPIEFETIMTTPATQAA from the exons GTGCCGAAGCCGTATCCCGAGGAGTTCCGCGACGACGTGGTTCGTGTCGCCAGGAACCGCGAACCAGGCGTCCATCTGAAGCAGATCGCTGCCGACTTCGGGATCAGCGAGTCGTGCCTGACGAACTGGTTGAGGACCGCCGACGTCGAGGACGGGGTCAAGCCCGGAACGACGTCCGAGCAGTCCGCGACCGAGCGTGAGCTGCGCAGGCGGGTCCGGTTGCTGGAGCAGGAGAACGAGGTGCTCCGCCGGGCGGCGGCGTATCTGTCGCAGGCGAACCTGCCG AAAATGATCTACCCGCTCGTGCGCGAGCTGGCCGTTGACGGGATCCCCGTCGCGGTGACGTGTCGGGTTTTGAGGATCGCTCGCCAACCCTACTACCGGTGGCTCGCCCGCCCGGTCACCGACGCCGAACTGGTGGAGGCGTATCGCGCGAACGCGTTATTCGACGCCCACCGTGACGATCCGGAGTTCGGTTACCGGTTCTTGGTCGACGAGGCGGTCGAAGCCGGCGAGGCGATGGCTGAGCGGACCGGCTGGCGGATCTGCTCGTCCAACCGCTGGTGGTCGGCGTTCGGCAAGAGACGCGGCAAGCACGGTAAGAAGCCCGGCCCACCGGTCCACGACGACCTGTGCGCCTACGTCGACCGGCACGGCGTGACCCGGCACGAGTTCACCGCAGGCGCCCCGAACGAGCTGTGGCTGACCGACATCACCGAGCACTGGACGAGCGAGGGTAAGCTCTACCTCTGCGCGGTCAAGGACGTCTACTCCAACCGGATCGTCGGCTACTCCATCGACTCGCGAATGAAGTCCCGGCTCGCCGTCATTGCGTTGAACAACGCCGTCGCCCGCCGCGGTGACGTCGCTGGCTGCGTCGTCCACAGCGACCGCGGCTCGCAATTTCGCAGCCGCAAATTCGTCCACGCGCTCAACCGCCACGCCATGGTCGGCTCGATGGGCCGTGTCGGCGCGGCCGGGGACAACGCGGCCATGGAGAGCTTCTTCAGCCTGCTGCAAAGGAACGTCCTCGACCGGCGCACCTGGACCACCCGCGAAGAGCTCCGGATCGCGATCGTGACCTGGATCGAACGGACCTACCACCGACGCCGCAGACAGGCCGCCCTCGGCCGTTTGACCCCAATCGAGTTCGAGACCATCATGACCACGCCAGCCACTCAGGCTGCGTAA